A single Anabas testudineus chromosome 10, fAnaTes1.2, whole genome shotgun sequence DNA region contains:
- the pola2 gene encoding DNA polymerase alpha subunit B, giving the protein MALVTTESLQSELEVFDISGLDESVLDKMVEQCICNRIQADEMVLEWVAYSTTKSGLKLNMDTLEQFEHEVLNKKHKSKQSFRREDTHNRTRDIHSLQDLIKAEEEEENLLDSYSTPAKGSQKRALTTPEHPHSKRSAALKASPGLLLSPASFSPSATPSQKYSQRGGKGEVVATFGAVQGTRWVGRKTPGIGIQVELLEGPEDSLRSSYKYMFQRLRDVRNVLTEKIEELGESLRCHFNIEEFSPVSLPAQDRITVLGQVCCDSNGKLNAQSVLLEAGPEQGGQQVPVDLSELKEYSLFPGQVVVMEGMNTTGRKLMASKLYEGVPLPFYTSEVKIEMDEEPVNVLVACGPFTPSDSLTFDPLLDLISVIVRDRPDVCLLLGPFVDSKHEQIEKAQVTETFEAIFSRCIESIVDGTKSVGCRLVFVPSQRDIHHHFIYPQPPFTLPNISKDQAQRVTLVPDPCTLLIDGVTFGLTSTDILFHMGAEEISCGTGSDRFSRILKHMLTQRSYYPLYPPVEEVNMDYEKFQSFGQMPLTPDVLIIPSELRYFVKDVVGCVCVNPGRLTKGQVGGTYSRLLIQRKSASEDGQRVRPCLAAQVVKI; this is encoded by the exons ATGGCGCTGGTTACGACAGAAAGTTTACAGTCAGAGCTGGAAGTGTTCGACATAAGCGGTCTAGATGAATCCGTCCTCGACAAGA TGGTGGAGCAGTGTATTTGTAACAGGATACAGGCAGATGAGATGGTGTTGGAATGGGTGGCCTACAGTACCACAAAAAGTGGATTAAAGCTCAACATGGACACCTTGGAACAGTTTGAACATGAG gtgttaaacaaaaagcataaaTCAAAGCAAAGCTTCAGAAGAGAAGATACTCATAACAGAACCAGAGACATCCACTCGCTGCAGGACTT AATCAaagctgaggaagaggaagagaatcTACTAGATTCCTACTCCACTCCTGCAAAG ggcTCTCAGAAACGAGCACTGACCACCCCAGAACATCCTCATTCAAAGAGGAGCGCAGCCCTGAAGGCCAGTCCTGGCTTGCTGCTGTCTCCTGCCAGCTTCTCTCCCAG TGCAACACCCTCGCAGAAGTACAGCCAGCGAGGAGGTAAAGGGGAGGTGGTGGCTACGTTTGGGGCTGTACAAGGAACGCGCTGGGTTGGCAGAAAGACTCCAGGCATAGGCATCCAGGTGGAGCTACTAGAAGGGCCTGAAGACTCCCTCCGAAGCAGCTATAAGTACATGTTCCAGAGGTTGCGGGATGTTCGAAATG TGTTGACAGAGAAGATTGAGGAACTTGGTGAGAGCCTCAGGTGTCATTTCAACATTGAAGAGTTCTCCCCTGTTTCTCTGCCTGCTCAG GACAGAATAACAGTGTTGGGGCAGGTATGCTGTGACAGTAATGGAAAACTGAATGCACAGTCAGTTCTGCTGGAGGCAGGACCAGAACAAGGTGGTCAGCAAGTACCTGTTGATCTATCAGAGCTCAAAGAGTACTCTCTGTTTCCTGGTCAG GTGGTAGTGATGGAGGGGATGAacacaacaggaagaaaactgATGGCTTCCAAACTATATGAG gGTGTTCCTCTTCCCTTCTACACTTCTGAGGTGAAAATTGAGATGGATGAAG AGCCAGTCAATGTACTTGTGGCCTGTGGACCGTTCACTCCTTCTGACagcctgacctttgaccctctGCTGGATTTGATCAGTGTCATTGTCAGGGATCGTCCTGATGTCTGCCTGCTG ctTGGGCCGTTTGTGGATTCCAAACATGAACAAATTGAG AAAGCTCAAGTCACAGAGACGTTTGAAGCAATTTTCTCCAGGTGTATTGAAAGTATCGTGGATGGCACCAAAAG TGTTGGTTGTCGTCTAGTGTTTGTGCCCTCCCAGAGAGACATCCACCACCACTTCATCTACCCACAGCCTCCTTTCACCCTACCGAACATCAGCAAGGATCAGGCCCAg CGTGTCACCCTGGTCCCTGACCCCTGCACCCTGCTGATTGATGGTGTGACCTTTGGCTTGACATCCACTGACATCCTCTTTCACATGGGTGCAGAAGAGATCAGCTG TGGCACTGGATCAGACAGATTCTCACGTATACTGAAACACATGCTGACCCAAAGGAG CTACTACCCACTCTACCCCCCTGTGGAAGAGGTTAACATGGATTATGAGAAGTTCCAGAGTTTCGGTCAGATGCCCCTCACCCCCGATGTTCTCATCATTCCTTCGGAGCTGCGCTACTTTGTAAAG GATGTGGTcggctgtgtctgtgtgaatccCGGTCGTCTGACCAAAGGTCAGGTGGGGGGGACGTACAGCAGGCTGCTCATTCAGCGCAAATCTGCGTCAGAAGACGGACAGAGAGTGAGGCCCTGTTTGGCTGCTCAGGTGGTGAAAATCTAA
- the LOC113160939 gene encoding high mobility group nucleosome-binding domain-containing protein 5-like, which translates to MQFFFLYNVNKPVLLQSDLSSFQSHTHFRVTQLQQRWQELKERELRAQQHNKELLQQFEKAQDTLKEMLAQNAAMKTIRIEYERYLEENSSRWQQQLKEKTQHAQRTRMEDCLRSCLKNMEEQETKSSANRHSRSQGPTKKPATQEYHNQNIHSSYPPFIQSSWLTQPQSQTVRFPMRPCQPENFSYVPPSFLPHLHPFTLHHFTSTPSHSHPWPRQDPPGWSSLQTDIQTAGADGLPSGSEALWGQLYTEEPPPESRLSQVLAQDVEASRAASSKSERGGGSRSSRLSQELDIKPVRLSSGHAESSESGRDSSQMIREKRKERRRRSSQCTSSEKAGHSSQEASRASSAIIIASVAAVQSSESDASSGKCISSGRKKRKWRSEGRVADSPQTDKVAKERTRSKEDDSGSHKDVSQCAGEESGTQSEESASENAGNQSADEKSETFKNEKRKIENGAGDEKDKQESSSSTQNSADEKDDEDGDNNAEEKESRQKEDEQEEEVEESDDSQEKDNSLKEEEQKENEDVFARKKTSKDEEETGVEEEMEEQESEGAVKDENCENRSSTSSQEEDVEDESEHEEDKTEGDEDGTAEEDDGEGQEEEEQRSEKAGEPEEESNSEDSIIAPHESRTHIPDEAAEDDDNEKGSKRESSNKDDSSDFSEDDDIENLLAPQEQTEMKEEKDLKGAETPAVCDKMKIFQVEDESDEFDHFYD; encoded by the exons ATGCAGTTCTTTTTCCTCTACAATGTCAACAAGCCAGTGCTGTTGCAATCTGATCTTTCAAGTTTTCAGAGTCACACACATTT CAGAGTGACGCAACTGCAGCAGCGCTGGCAGGAGCTGAAAGAGCGAGAGCTTagagcacaacaacacaacaaggagcttctgcagcagtttgagaaAGCACAAGACACACTGAAAGAGATGTTGGCGCAAAATGCTGCCATGAAAACTATTCGG ATAGAGTATGAGCGGTACCTTGAGGAGAACTCCTCCCGCTGGCAGCAGCAACTcaaggagaaaacacagcatgctCAGAGGACG AGGATGGAGGACTGTTTGAGGTCATGTTTGAAGAATATGGAAGAACAAGAGACAAAATCCTCTGCAAATCGACATTCACGTTCACAAG GTCCTACCAAAAAACCTGCAACTCAAGAATACCACAATCAAAACATCCACTCCTCTTACCCCCCCTTCATACAGTCTTCCTGGCTGACCCAACCTCAGTCCCAGACAGTAAGGTTTCCTATGAGACCATGTCAACCTGAGAATTTCTCTTATGTCCCTCCATCTTTTCTCCCACATCTTCACCCATTCACGCTCCATCACTTCACCTCCACACCCAGCCATAGTCACCCCTGGCCCAGGCAGGATCCACCTGGCTGGTCTTCCCTGCAGACCGACATCCAAACTGCAGGTGCAGATGGACTCCCTTCAGGCTCTGAGGCTCTGTGGGGTCAGCTCTATACTGAGGAGCCTCCTCCTGAGTCAAGACTCTCACAGGTTTTGGCCCAGGATGTTGAGGCAAGCAGAGCAGCAAGCTCCAAGAGTGAGAGAGGTGGTGGAAGCAGGAGCAGTCGTTTGTCCCAAGAGCTGGATATTAAACCAG TTCGTCTGTCCAGCGGTCATGCAGAGAGCAGTGAGAGCGGCAGGGATTCCAGCCAAATGatcagagagaagaggaaggagaggagaagaagatcATCACAGTGCACCTCCTCAGAGAAAGCAGGGCACAGCTCTCAGGA GGCATCTAGAGCTTCTAGCGCCATTATCATTGCCTCAGTTGCAGCGGTCCAAAGCTCTGAAAGTGACGCCTCCTCAGGGAAATGCATCTCAAgtggaagaaagaagagaaagtggAGAAGTGAGGGACGAGTCGCTGATTCACCACAGACGGATAAGGTGGCAAAGGAAAGAACCAGGAGCAAAGAAGATGACTCGGGGAGTCACAAAGATGTGAGTCAGTGTGCTGGCGAAGAATCAGGGACCCAGAGTGAGGAATCCGCAAGTGAAAATGCAGGAAATCAAAGTGCTGACGAAAAATctgagacatttaaaaatgagaaaagaaaaattgaaAATGGAGCTGGAGATGAAAAAGACAAGCAGGAGAGTAGTAGCTCTACGCAAAACAGTGCAGATGAaaaggatgatgaagatggagaTAATAATgctgaagaaaaagagagcagacagaaagaggacgaacaagaggaagaggtggaggagagtgATGATTCTCAAGAAAAAGATAACAGTctgaaagaggaagagcaaaaggaaaatgagGATGTTTTTGCCAGAAAGAAGACAAGCAaggatgaagaggagacaggagtagaggaggagatggaggagcaggagagtgAGGGTGCAGTGAAGGATGAAAACTGTGAGAACAGAAGTTCTACCTCCTCTCAGGAAGAAGACGTGGAGGATGAGAGTGAACATGAGGAGGACAAGACAGAGGGGGATGAAGACGGGACTGCTGAAGAAGATGATGGAGAGggacaggaggaagaggagcaaaGGAGTGAGAAAGCAGGAGAACCAGAGGAAGAAAGCAATTCTGAGGATAGCATCATCGCTCCACATGAAAGCAG GACACATATTCCTGATGAAGCAGCTGAAGACGATGATAATGAGAAGGGGAGTAAAAGAGAATCCTCTAATAAAGATGACTCAAGTGATTTCAGTGAGGACGACGATATAGAGAATCTCCTCGCACCTCAAGAACAAACAGAGATGAAAGA aGAAAAGGACCTAAAAGGTGCAGAGACACCAG cagtttgtgACAAGATGAAGATTTTCCAAGTGGAGGATGAATCTGATGAGTTTGACCACTTCTATGATTAA